The Proteiniborus ethanoligenes sequence AGAAGTCAGACTTGCTCTTCTAGAAGCTGATGTTAACTTTAAGGTAGTTAAACAATTTATTAATACAGTTAAAGAACGAGCTATAGGACATGAAGTCATGGAAAGCTTAACACCAGGCCAACAAGTAATTAAGATAGTAAATGAAGAATTAACTATTTTAATGGGTGAAAAAGAAAGTAAATTAGAATTTGCAAACACACCACCTACTGTTATTATGATGTGTGGTTTACAAGGTGCAGGTAAAACGACCACATCCGGAAAGCTTGGTGCCCTATTAAAGAAAAAAGGGAAAAGACCTTTATTAGTTGCCTGCGATATATATAGACCCGCTGCTATAAAACAGCTACAAGTTGTTGGCGAAAAAGTAGAGATACCGGTATTTAGCATTGGAGACAAGCAAAGTCCGGTTAATATAGCAAAGGCGTCTATTGAACACGGTAAGAAAAATGGAAATGATGTTATTATCATAGATACTGCTGGAAGACTTCACATAGATGAAGATTTGATGGAGGAACTAGAGAATATAAAAAACGAGGTTAAACCTAATGAAATATTATTAGTTGTAGATGCTATGACGGGACAAGATGCAGTTACAGTCTCAGAATCCTTTAATGAAAAGCTAGGGATAACTGGAGTAGTTCTAACTAAGTTAGATGGCGATGCAAGAGGTGGAGCAGCACTTTCAATAAGAGCAGTAACAAACAAGCCAATAAAATTTGCTGCTACTGGAGAAAAATTTGATCAATTAGAGACTTTTCATCCTGATAGAATGGCATCTAGAATTTTAGGAATGGGAGATGTATTAAGCTTAATTGAGAAAGCTCAAGCAAGCTTTGATGAAAAAAAAGCTTTAGAGCTGGAGAAAAAACTAAGAAATCAGCAATTTACCTTTGAAGATTTTCTAGATCAATTGCAACAAATGAAAAACATGGGACCAATGAGCCAACTATTAGAGATGATTCCAGGAATAAATTCAAAACAGTTAAAAAATCTAAATGTAGATGAAAAAGAATTAGTCCATATTGAAGCTATTATACAATCCATGACAAAGGAAGAAAGAATCAACCCTTCAGTAATAGATGGTAGTAGAAGAAAAAGAATTGCAAAAGGAAGCGGTACTAGTATTCAAGAAGTAAATAAGCTTTTAAAGCAATTTAATGAAACAAAAAAGATGCTTAAGAAATTTTCTGGAATGGAAAAAACTATCAAGAAAAAAGGAAGGTTTAACCTGCCCTTTTAGAATAATTTAATAAATAGGCTCTCGGAATAGGATGAAGGTTCAGGATTAAAATATTGCAAATTTAATAATAAGGTCCTAGTTTTTCAAAGAAATATTCGATTTAAAAAATGATTTTAAAAAAGTGCATAGCAAATAAACCCAACATTTTGAGTTTTTTAAAATCATGAAAAGTGGTATAAAATCAAACTAAAATATAACCTCCGAGAGTTTTATTGTATCTTTTTTACGCTGTACCAAGCATCAATATGCTGGCACATCATAATACCGTAAAGGCGGATGTACCACATTTTAGTAGAACGATGACGCCCAGCTTCTAGATGGTAATCAACCTTTTCTCTTTTGTTTGAGCGTTCAACAGAGGTACGGCGTTTGTAGACAAATTTCCACTTGTCTGAGGAACGAGCTGTTTTGGGGAAAAGCCTCAAATTATCCTCAGAAAAAGTATGAAAGGTACGCCCATACTTAGCTTTGGAACAAGGATTTTTACAAGAATTTTTAGCACCATTAGCAAGAGAACATCTCCATTTTTGGCGGTTTTGAGACTTATCATAACCATTAGGTTTCATTTCTTTGCCAATAGGACAAATAGGAATGCCCTTAGCTGAAATCTTAATATCACCCTCAGAACTGAAATTAGCTTTAGTTCTGGGATTTAAATCAATAAAAGCCTCAATACCTTGATGCTCTAGTAATTCATATATGGCTTCAGCATCATGAGCAGCATCAAGGAGAAACCTGTTAATCGTGCCCAGGGAGAAGCGTTGTGCAAATTCAATAGAGCCTGTTACAAAACAAACAGAATCATGTCTTGAAGCAGGATGAAGTCTAGGATATAGAGGTAAATCATAGAAGCTGTCGCAGGCGGATATCATGTATAAGCTATATCCATTGTAATATTTTTCCCTAGAACTATCCCATCCGGAGTTACAGTCTGGTTGAGAATACAAGCGGGGACAATTACACTTTGCAACACCCTGGGCATAACAATCACAAGAAGATTTACTCCTTGGGAAACTAGCAGTAACCAAAGGAGTGCCATCGCCAGCAACGCTAAGGGACTCGAGATTATCAAGTAGACCTAATTTAGCAGAAACAGAAAGGATTTGAGATTGAAAGAACTCAAACAGCCTGTCCGCAGGCAAAGTTTTCTTTTTAGCACCATCGCGAAGGAAACGAGCGATTAGTTTCTTAACAATACCAGGATTTGTAGGGGCTTGTTTTTTCCCCTTTTTAGGTTTTTTCTTTCTTTTCTTCTTGCGTGTATGCTTTAAATTTGGTTTAACATTATCAAATTCCAAGCCCCATAAACGATTAAAGAAGTCATAGAAGGTGCCAACGCCAGGAATGTCACCAGGTTCAAAACCACTTAAAATGGCATAAAGAGGGACACGATAGAGTTCATCAACCCACTTTGTAATGCCAATAGTGGGATTAGTAAGTAAGAAAAGAATATAAGACCTGAGCATAGAAGCAGGATCCCGAGGCGCAGGTCCTTTGACAGAATACTCATCACTAAGAAAAGTCGTAATATAAGAAATATCAGTAATCCATAGCTTAGTGATAATAGGCCAGTCACTAGAAACAAGGGTAAGGATGCCGTCCGAATAATGTTTATTAAGTTGGTTTAAAACGAAGTTTTGGTAAGCTTCATGAGGAACAAAAACAGGCTTCATAAAAACACTCCCATCGCAGTTAGTAGGGAAAAAATCCCTTCACCTCGATTATTGGGGCGTTTTTGAAAAGTCAAGTGTTTTTTGGAAAAACATAAAAATAATGCAAGGATATTTTTAAAACTTGCATTTTGATATAAAACCCTATTGAAAAATAGGAGGAATGAAAAAAATGATGGTATAGCAAAGTGTTGTGCCATCTATCTCGGGGTATTCCGAGAGACTATATAATTTAAAGGAGGTGAAATAATGGCGGTAAAAATTAGATTAACAAGAATGGGTGCTAAGAAAAAACCATTCTATAGAATTGTAGTAGCAGATTCTCGCTCTCCAAGAGATGGTAGATTTATTGAGGAAATTGGATACTATAATCCTGTATCAGAACCTAAGGAAGTTGTAATTGACGATGAAAAGGCAATAAAATGGTTAAACAATGGTGCAAAACCGACTGATACAGTTAATTATTTGTTTAAAAACAATGGTGTTTTAGAGAAATATGAAGCTTCTAAAAAATCTGAATAATTGCTTCAGGGGGTGAAATAATGGGAGATTTAGTTGAAATACTTGCGAAAGCACTTGTTGACAATCCTGATGAAGTCCAAGTAAATGAAATAGAAGGTACTCAGTCTATTATTATTGAGTTAAAGGTAGCCCCAGAAGACATGGGAAAGGTTATAGGAAAACAAGGCAGAATTGCTAAAGCTATTAGAACATTAGTAAAAGCAGCAGCAATAAAAGAAAATAAGAGAGTAGTAGTAGAAATTATACAATAGGGATTAGCTAGCTAATCCCTTTTTATATAGTGCTTCTTTATGAAAAATATGATGTTAACCTTTAGAGGAATATTTTCGACCTAATAAGCATATTTATGTTTTATTTTTATAGGTAGTTTGATATTCTATATATAATGATACATTTATATAAAAATGGTGGGTGCATAGAATGAAACATATAAGAATTGGGAAAATAGTAAATACTCATGGAATAAATGGTGATGTTAAAGTATTACCCCTAACTGATGATTCTAAAAGGTTTGAAAAATTGGATTCTATTTTTATTGAAGATAATAAAGTTTCTGTCCAAATTGAAAGGGTTTGGTACAGTAAAGGATTTGTTATGTTAAAGTTTAAAGGCTACGACAATATTAATGATGTACTGAAATATAAGGACAAATATATAGTAATAGATGAGAAGAATGCAGTAGAGCTTCCAGAAGATTCCTACTTTATTTTTCAGATTATTGGAATTAAAGTTTATTGTAGTGATGGTAGAGAGCTTGGAGAAATAATAGAGGTTCTACAACCTGGTGGAAACGATGTCTATGTTGTTCAAGATATAGATAAAAAAACTGGTGATAAAAAAGAATATTTAATACCTGCTATAAAAGATGTTGTAAAAAAAATTGATATAGATAATAAAGAGATGATTATTGAGCCTATAAAAGGATTGATAGAATGAGAATTGATATATTAACACTATTTCCTGAAATTTTTCAAAATTTTTTGGATACTAGTATAGTTGGAAGAGCAAAAAACAATGGTATAGTTGAAGTAAATTGTATAAATATTAGAGATTTTTCAAAAGATAAACATAAAAGAGTAGATGATTATTCTTTTGGTGGAGGGCCAGGAATGGTTATAAGTCCTGAACCTGTATTTAATGCAATTATGTCAGCGAAAAGCGAAAGGTGTAAGACAATTTATCTTAGCCCCAAAGGTAGGACATATAAACAGCAAGTGGCTAATGAATTATCATCGGAAGAGCATATTATTCTATTATGCGGTCATTATGAAGGTATAGATAATAGAATAATGGAAAATTATATAGATGACGAGATTTCCATAGGGGATTATGTATTAACAGGTGGAGAAATAGCTGCTATGGTTGTAGTAGATTCTATTGTAAGATTATTACCTGGTGCTTTAAACAATCAAGAATCTTTTACTGATGAATCTCACTACAATGGATTATTAGAGTACCCACATTACACTAGGCCGCGAATCTTCAATGGGTTTGAAGTCCCAGAAGTTTTGTTGTCTGGGAATCATAGTAAGATTGAAGAGTGGAGAAAGTATCAATCCCTTAAAGTAACCTATGAAAGAAGACCAGATTTGCTTAAAGAAGCGAAGTTAAATAAAACAGAGCAAGAAATGTTAAACACCATAATAAACAATAAAAACTTTAATCAAATTGAAAATAAAAACAAGTTGTAATTACACTATATATATGTTATAATGACTTGTGGCAAAACGGATGGTCCTCTGCCAATGAGCAAGAACATCTAGGAGGAAGGGAGGTAAAATACATTGGATATCATAAAAATGATTGAACAGGAACAAATAAAAAATGAAGTAACTGACTTTAATGTAGGAGATACTGTACAAGTACACTATAGAATTAAAGAAGGTAATAGAGAAAGAATCCAAATCTTTGAAGGTACTGTACTTAAAAGACAGGGTGGAGGCTTAGGAGAAACTTTTACTGTAAGAAGAATTTCTTACGGTGTAGGTGTTGAAAGAACTTTCCCTTTAAATTCACCAAAGATTGAAAAGCTAGTTGTTGTAAGAAAAGGTAAAGTAAGAAGAGCTAAATTATTCTATCTAAGAGATAGACAAGGAAAATCAGCAAAAGTAAAAGAGAAAACAAACTATTAAGACATTGGGACTGGCTACAGTCCCTATGTTTATTTTACAGCCTTTATTATGGAACCTCTAAAGAAATAGTAAAAGGATAGGTGAAAACATGAATATTAATTGGTATCCTGGTCACATGAAAAAAACTAAGGACTTAATCATAAATAATCTAAAATTAGTAGACTTAGTAATAGAATTATTAGATGCAAGAATCCCATACAGTAGCAAGAACCCTAATATTGATACTATAGTAAGCAACAAGCCTAGAATAGTAGTAATGAATAAAAGTGACTTAAGTAATGAAAAAGGCAACTATAAATGGGCAGAGCATTACAAATCAAAAGATATACCTGTCATATTAGCTAATGCAACTAGCAATACAGGAGTAGGGAGTATTATGGAAGAAGCTAATAAAGCTGTAATAGAAAAATTCAGAGTCAGAGAACAAAAGGGAATCAAAAATACTTCTATCAGAGCTATGATAGTTGGTATCCCCAATGTAGGGAAATCCACATTAATAAATTCTTTGGCTGGAAGAAAAGGAGCACAAACTGGGAATAGACCTGGAATTACAAAAGGTAAGCAATGGATAAAATTAAAAGGAAATATAGAGCTATTAGATACACCAGGCATACTCTGGCCTAAATTTGAAGATAAAGATGTGGCATTAAACCTAGCTTTTACAGGAGCCATTAAAGATGAGATAATGGATATAGAAACTTTAGCTTTAAAATTAATAGAAAAGCTTAATAATATGGATCCTGTTTTATTAGAGAGAAGATATGAAATAAATGTAGAAAGTAATAAACCACTTGAAATTATGGATAAAATCGCCATAAAAAGAGGCTGTATTCTTAAAAATCAAGAGATTGATTATACAAGAGTTAGTCATTTAATACTAGATGAGTTTAGACGAGGATTTATTGGACGAATAACATTAGAATACCCAGAGGATATAAAGATTATTGATTAGCCTTCCGATAATATTAAAAGGAAGGCTTTATTAATATATGATCTAATAAGTAGGTATGTATAATGAAGTATTCATTACAAAATACTGCTGGAGGTAAATACAATGCTAGAGTATGAGAAAGAATTATGGAATAAAGATTATAGTTATATTGCCTGTATTGATGAAGTTGGAAGAGGCTGCTTAGCAGGAGATGTAGTTGCATGTGCAGTAATATTGCCTAAGAATTTATTGATTGAAGGCGTAAAAGATTCTAAAAAGCTTTCATCAAAGAAGAGAGAGCAGCTTTGTGGAATCATTTATGAAAAAGCTATTGCTATTGGAATAGGTTGTATGGATTCAGAACATATAGATGAATTTAACATAAAAAATAGCACTTTAATGGCTATGAAAAAGGCATTAATGAATTTAAAGGATAAGAAGGGAAATGCAATTGCTCCAGATTATGTTTTAATTGATGCGGAAAGGATAGATATTAATATACCTCAGGAAAGTATAATTAAGGGTGATGAAAAATGTCATGGTATAGCTGCAGCATCAATAGTTGCAAAAGTGTACAGGGACAAAAAATGCGAAGAATGGGCTACTGAATATCCCAAATATGGATTTGAAAAGCACAAGGGATACGGGACAAAAGCCCATATAGAAGCCATAAAAGAATATGGACCCTGTTCAATACATAGAAAGAGCTTCTTAAAAAATATCATTAGTAGTTCAAAGCAAATAAATTTATTTGGTGAGTAATATGAAAATTACAAATTTAAATCTAAATAAAAATATAAATATTGATGATAAGGTTTTGAGAGAAGGAGTAGCTATACAAGCAAAAATCATGGAAGTAAATGGCTCAAACATTATAATTATGCTTGACAATGGAGAGTTACTAGAAGCAAAGACACTATTGGATATGGAAAATCTAAAGAATCAATTAGTAAAGTTTCTTATAAAAAATATTGAGGATGGGAAGGTCTTCTTAACTCCTATCAATAAAGAGGATTTAAATTTAATTAAAGGGGAAGGGTACAGTGATAATAAGGCTGTTGATGTATTTATTGATAAGGTATTAAACACATATAATCTTATCAAGAATGAAGAAAATATTCTCTTAATTAAGACTATTATAGGTAATAAAATGCCCTTAACAAAAGAAAACTTAGATAATTTAATTAAGAATATTGAAAAGCTCAAAAACCTAATAAACATTCAAAAAGATGAAAAAGTCTTTGCAATTAACTTAGACAAAACTCCCTTTGACGAAAGCATAATGAAATTTATTAAAATAAATAATAACACTATAACAGAGAATAATGCTGGAACATATCCCCATTTAGATAATAATCTACTAATTAATGAAAACATAGCTAATATTAAGCAAAATAATTATCAAGGTCAAAGAGAAGTAGTTGATGTAACAAAAGATATTTTCCCAAAGCTAGAAACCATTTTTTCGCAAGATACATCAACACGAAGTCTAATAAATAAAGTTGTAATTTTAACACAATTAGGGGTAGAATTATCTTTGAACAACATTGAAAAACTTAAAAATTTTATAGAGAATGGCGAGGGAATAATTAGGCCCTTATTAAAATTGGCAAGCTTTATAAAAAACAGTGAACAAACAGATGATAGATATACAGATGAAATTAATGATTTTTCTAATAAGCTTGATCTCAAATTTGTAAAGGTAGATGAAAAAAATACAATTAGTAAGGAAAGTATAAAACGTTTTCTCTATGAAACAAAAGAAATATTGGAACGACTAACACCCTATATAAAATCTAAGAAAAGCTTATCAGAAGAACTGAGTATAAGAATAAACAATTTTTTAGATAATCTTGATTTGCAAAGGAAAATCAATTCCTATTATACATTTGTTCACATTCCAATAGAATATGAAGAAGAAAAAGATGAAAATAACTTATTTATTATAAAAAAGAAAAATAAACTCTACACAAATAGCTATAGTATATATATTTCACTAAATACAAAAAACCTTAATAAAGTAGATGTATACTGTAATATTAATGATGAAGAGATAAAAGCAGATTTTATTATAGAAAAAGAATTTAGGAATTTATTTAAGGATGAATTTGATAGATTAAAAGGTAGCTTAAACAAGCTAGGGTATAAAAATGTGAGTATTAATTTAAGAGAAGATTTTGAGAAAGATCTTTTAAACGTATTTTTAGAAAATGATTTGTTTAACTATAATTTAAATATTAGGGTGTGAAGACTTTGGACAAAAAAAAAGATAAGAAAATGGCCGTAGCTTTACAATATGATTCAGACATAAAAGATGCTCCCTTCGTAGTGGCTAAAGGCAAAGGTATAATTGCAGATAATATTATTGAAGAAGGGATTAAAGAAGGAATTAAAATAATTGAAGATAAAAACCTAGTCCATAGCTTAATAAATTTAGAAATTACACAAGAAATACCAGAAGAATTATACGCTGCAGTAGCCCAGATTATTTCTTTTATTTATGGCTTAGACAATGAGAGGGAAAAATATTATGAGTAATATAGAGACTGGAATTTTGGGTGAAAAATTAGCATACAATTATTTATCAAACAATGATTATACTATATTAGAAAAAAATTTCAGAGCTAAAGTAGGAGAAATAGATATTATTGCCAAGAAAAACGAGGTAATTGTTTTTATTGAGGTTAAGACCAGAAATAATAATAATTATGGTCGTCCCTATGAGTCTGTTAACTACAGAAAACAGCATAAGATTGTATGGACAGCACAAAGCTATATCAATCTGAAGAAATTATCAAATTATCAATTTAGGTTTGATATAATTGAAGTTTATCTAAAACCCAATATTAGAATAAATCATATTCAAAATGCTTTTTGGTTATAGTATAATAAGGTTTATATAATATTTTAAGAATATATAAACCTTAAAGAACAGATATATTATGGTTGAAATCAAGGGGAAATCACATGATTTTTTCAAGCTTTTCATCTAAGAAATCATGAATTTTTTCAAAAGTTAGACCAACAACAAACCAAGCAGGGAAATAATCAAACCTTATGTACCCTCTTATTGTGTATGATGTGGAGCTTCTATAATCCCAAGGGCAAGAACCCACTAATTGCTCTAGAACAAAGCCACTAATAAATTCAATGATAAATATGAGTAATGCCCATATAATCCCTCTTAAAAATATATTATACCTCCTTATCTTATTGTGTATAGGTTCTAAAAATACAGCTCCTCCATATATGAAAAACATCCATATACTAGTACTACTTATTAAATTAAGGTTTCCAGATAATAGAGAATGGAAACCAGTCCAAAATACTTCCATAAGCAAGCCTAATAATCCATATACAACATAGCGAGTTAACATAACAATATTATGTTCAACAGATTTTATTTTATTCGTTACGACAAATAATCCTATAAACGTACACGCTACACTAAAGAAAAATCTACATGTGTCACTATCTGACTATTACCCAAGGAATAATTCTATGTAAATTATTTTTTTACAGGATAAGAGACAATAATATATATATGATTCTAATTAATGTTTTAAATAAAGTAAAATCATTATATAATATAACTGTTTATTAAAACCATTTAAACATAGATAATAATTAAACAAACAAAAAGGAGGATTTTTATGAGCAATAAACCAATTGTAAC is a genomic window containing:
- the ffh gene encoding signal recognition particle protein; this encodes MVFEGLAEKLQNALGKLKGKGKLSEKDVENAMREVRLALLEADVNFKVVKQFINTVKERAIGHEVMESLTPGQQVIKIVNEELTILMGEKESKLEFANTPPTVIMMCGLQGAGKTTTSGKLGALLKKKGKRPLLVACDIYRPAAIKQLQVVGEKVEIPVFSIGDKQSPVNIAKASIEHGKKNGNDVIIIDTAGRLHIDEDLMEELENIKNEVKPNEILLVVDAMTGQDAVTVSESFNEKLGITGVVLTKLDGDARGGAALSIRAVTNKPIKFAATGEKFDQLETFHPDRMASRILGMGDVLSLIEKAQASFDEKKALELEKKLRNQQFTFEDFLDQLQQMKNMGPMSQLLEMIPGINSKQLKNLNVDEKELVHIEAIIQSMTKEERINPSVIDGSRRKRIAKGSGTSIQEVNKLLKQFNETKKMLKKFSGMEKTIKKKGRFNLPF
- a CDS encoding transposase → MKPVFVPHEAYQNFVLNQLNKHYSDGILTLVSSDWPIITKLWITDISYITTFLSDEYSVKGPAPRDPASMLRSYILFLLTNPTIGITKWVDELYRVPLYAILSGFEPGDIPGVGTFYDFFNRLWGLEFDNVKPNLKHTRKKKRKKKPKKGKKQAPTNPGIVKKLIARFLRDGAKKKTLPADRLFEFFQSQILSVSAKLGLLDNLESLSVAGDGTPLVTASFPRSKSSCDCYAQGVAKCNCPRLYSQPDCNSGWDSSREKYYNGYSLYMISACDSFYDLPLYPRLHPASRHDSVCFVTGSIEFAQRFSLGTINRFLLDAAHDAEAIYELLEHQGIEAFIDLNPRTKANFSSEGDIKISAKGIPICPIGKEMKPNGYDKSQNRQKWRCSLANGAKNSCKNPCSKAKYGRTFHTFSEDNLRLFPKTARSSDKWKFVYKRRTSVERSNKREKVDYHLEAGRHRSTKMWYIRLYGIMMCQHIDAWYSVKKIQ
- the rpsP gene encoding 30S ribosomal protein S16; translation: MAVKIRLTRMGAKKKPFYRIVVADSRSPRDGRFIEEIGYYNPVSEPKEVVIDDEKAIKWLNNGAKPTDTVNYLFKNNGVLEKYEASKKSE
- a CDS encoding KH domain-containing protein, producing the protein MGDLVEILAKALVDNPDEVQVNEIEGTQSIIIELKVAPEDMGKVIGKQGRIAKAIRTLVKAAAIKENKRVVVEIIQ
- the rimM gene encoding ribosome maturation factor RimM (Essential for efficient processing of 16S rRNA), whose translation is MKHIRIGKIVNTHGINGDVKVLPLTDDSKRFEKLDSIFIEDNKVSVQIERVWYSKGFVMLKFKGYDNINDVLKYKDKYIVIDEKNAVELPEDSYFIFQIIGIKVYCSDGRELGEIIEVLQPGGNDVYVVQDIDKKTGDKKEYLIPAIKDVVKKIDIDNKEMIIEPIKGLIE
- the trmD gene encoding tRNA (guanosine(37)-N1)-methyltransferase TrmD — encoded protein: MRIDILTLFPEIFQNFLDTSIVGRAKNNGIVEVNCINIRDFSKDKHKRVDDYSFGGGPGMVISPEPVFNAIMSAKSERCKTIYLSPKGRTYKQQVANELSSEEHIILLCGHYEGIDNRIMENYIDDEISIGDYVLTGGEIAAMVVVDSIVRLLPGALNNQESFTDESHYNGLLEYPHYTRPRIFNGFEVPEVLLSGNHSKIEEWRKYQSLKVTYERRPDLLKEAKLNKTEQEMLNTIINNKNFNQIENKNKL
- the rplS gene encoding 50S ribosomal protein L19; amino-acid sequence: MIEQEQIKNEVTDFNVGDTVQVHYRIKEGNRERIQIFEGTVLKRQGGGLGETFTVRRISYGVGVERTFPLNSPKIEKLVVVRKGKVRRAKLFYLRDRQGKSAKVKEKTNY
- the ylqF gene encoding ribosome biogenesis GTPase YlqF, with protein sequence MNINWYPGHMKKTKDLIINNLKLVDLVIELLDARIPYSSKNPNIDTIVSNKPRIVVMNKSDLSNEKGNYKWAEHYKSKDIPVILANATSNTGVGSIMEEANKAVIEKFRVREQKGIKNTSIRAMIVGIPNVGKSTLINSLAGRKGAQTGNRPGITKGKQWIKLKGNIELLDTPGILWPKFEDKDVALNLAFTGAIKDEIMDIETLALKLIEKLNNMDPVLLERRYEINVESNKPLEIMDKIAIKRGCILKNQEIDYTRVSHLILDEFRRGFIGRITLEYPEDIKIID
- a CDS encoding ribonuclease HII → MLEYEKELWNKDYSYIACIDEVGRGCLAGDVVACAVILPKNLLIEGVKDSKKLSSKKREQLCGIIYEKAIAIGIGCMDSEHIDEFNIKNSTLMAMKKALMNLKDKKGNAIAPDYVLIDAERIDINIPQESIIKGDEKCHGIAAASIVAKVYRDKKCEEWATEYPKYGFEKHKGYGTKAHIEAIKEYGPCSIHRKSFLKNIISSSKQINLFGE
- a CDS encoding flagellar hook-length control protein FliK, which encodes MKITNLNLNKNINIDDKVLREGVAIQAKIMEVNGSNIIIMLDNGELLEAKTLLDMENLKNQLVKFLIKNIEDGKVFLTPINKEDLNLIKGEGYSDNKAVDVFIDKVLNTYNLIKNEENILLIKTIIGNKMPLTKENLDNLIKNIEKLKNLINIQKDEKVFAINLDKTPFDESIMKFIKINNNTITENNAGTYPHLDNNLLINENIANIKQNNYQGQREVVDVTKDIFPKLETIFSQDTSTRSLINKVVILTQLGVELSLNNIEKLKNFIENGEGIIRPLLKLASFIKNSEQTDDRYTDEINDFSNKLDLKFVKVDEKNTISKESIKRFLYETKEILERLTPYIKSKKSLSEELSIRINNFLDNLDLQRKINSYYTFVHIPIEYEEEKDENNLFIIKKKNKLYTNSYSIYISLNTKNLNKVDVYCNINDEEIKADFIIEKEFRNLFKDEFDRLKGSLNKLGYKNVSINLREDFEKDLLNVFLENDLFNYNLNIRV
- a CDS encoding EscU/YscU/HrcU family type III secretion system export apparatus switch protein, coding for MDKKKDKKMAVALQYDSDIKDAPFVVAKGKGIIADNIIEEGIKEGIKIIEDKNLVHSLINLEITQEIPEELYAAVAQIISFIYGLDNEREKYYE
- a CDS encoding YraN family protein; translation: MSNIETGILGEKLAYNYLSNNDYTILEKNFRAKVGEIDIIAKKNEVIVFIEVKTRNNNNYGRPYESVNYRKQHKIVWTAQSYINLKKLSNYQFRFDIIEVYLKPNIRINHIQNAFWL
- a CDS encoding putative ABC transporter permease, which produces MLTRYVVYGLLGLLMEVFWTGFHSLLSGNLNLISSTSIWMFFIYGGAVFLEPIHNKIRRYNIFLRGIIWALLIFIIEFISGFVLEQLVGSCPWDYRSSTSYTIRGYIRFDYFPAWFVVGLTFEKIHDFLDEKLEKIM